Within Thermococcus indicus, the genomic segment ACTTGGCACCACGGTCATCGAGGCCCTCAGGACACTCCAAGTGGAGGCGCGAAGGAACGAATATGGAGAGGTTGAGGAGTATCTCTGGAAGGCGATATCAATAAAAGCGGATCTCCAGGACGCGCTTGTTGAGTCCCTGATACGGTATCAACCAATGGCAAGGGAGCTCCGGTTCGTTCGGGCCCTCCTCGATGTTTCCTATGATCTGTACCGTATCTCAAGGCACGCGTCGAGGATAGAAACCGTACTTGAAATCCGAGGTACAGAATCCGCAAGGGAAACGGCAGTTGAGGCCCTGACGATAGTTCTTCCCTGGATTGAAACGGCTGTGAAGGCGCTGGACGGTAAATTCAGCATTCCAGCTGAGGAGTTGCCCTTCTTCAACGCAGAATTCGAGGAGTTCTGGAACAGAAACATCAAAACGGAGGAACCAGCTGTTATGGCTGTTATGATACACTCTGAGGGTATTTTCAACCACACAAAGCACATGCTTGCCTCCGCGGTTTATTACGTTGAAGGTCCAAAAGGGCTTGAAAAAATGCCCATACTCCTGATTTCGTGAGGTGGTATCATGAGGAAGCTCCTCGATATTGGCATGAAACAGATAAGAAAGCTCCTGAACGAAATGGGAGAAAACGCCGTAACTGCTCTCGAAAACGCGAAGGCATCTTTTGGAGGGGAAACCGATGGGACCGAGGATATAGCAAGTAAAATGCACATTATCAGGGGAGAGGTTCTCGACATAGCCACAGAGCTCTTAGTTAGGTATTCTCCGATGGCAAGCGACCTGCGCTTTATCCAGAGCGCGGTTGATGTTTCCTATGATCTGTACCGCATATCCAGGTACGCAATGGAGATAGAGCGGACGGTTAAAATACTACGGCCCAGGAGGATGCCCGAACTCTCCGAGAGGGGCTTTGAGATAACGGTAAGGGCCGTGAGAACGGCATTGGGAGCATTTGAAAACCTCAACGAGGTCGATGCCGGCAGATTGCTTGAGCTGGACGATGCCATAGATGAACTCTATCTCAGATCCCTCGAAGAACTTGAAGAGCCGGACAAAGAGAAGGCCCTGAACGCTCTTGTGCTCAGACACCTCGAAAGGATATGTGACCACGCGACCGAGATAGGAGCGAAGGTGATCTACGTCAAGGACGGCAGGAGAATTTAATTGATTTTTATTTTTTAAACCTCTATGGAATCCATAGCGACCTTGATCCATCTCAGATAAGAGTTCAGCGTTCCGCGCAGAGCGGAGTTGTCCCGGGCGAGAAAGCGGATTATCACCCTGTTCTCCTCGCGGAGGAACTCTATTTTGCTCCTTCTGTAGGGCACGCTCTCGTGCTCGTAGAGAACGCTCTCGTAGACTACTTTGGCCGTCTCCTCGTCGGGAAAAGTCAGCTCGATCACTCCTTCGATGGGCCACGCTTCAGAATCGCTTCCTTGTAGTCCCATCTCCGCCCGTCCTCCATTATCCAAATCTTGACGCTTATGAGCGGGCCGACGGCCTTCTCCCTACTAACGTCAAGGCGGTAGAAGTTCACCGCCATTCCGCGCGGATGCCTCTCTATGACGCTCAGAACGTCGGTGTTGTACCTGTCTGCTATTCCGAGGAGCGAGCGCTCCTTCCTCGGAACGAACTTTCCGCCGGTCAGCTCGGCGAAAACCTGGGCGAATGCAACGTGGTCAAGACCGACGCGCTTTGCTGTGGTCACAACAAGTGGCATCTCTTCACGTATGGGCCGTATGTCCCTAAAACCAATCTCACGCTGGAGCTTTATGCCGTGGAGATACAGGTAACCGAGATAACCCCAATCCTCGGGGTCGACCTTGATAAAGGTCATCTTGAGCGGGTTCCCCTTCCAGACGTTGACTATCAGGAGCCTCTCGTAGTTCCTGTCGTAGGCCTCCATGAGTAAGTCCTGTATCGTCTTCTTTCCCCTAGTCAGGTAGAGGGAGTTGGGGAACACCTTCTCTAAGTCGTGCCCGAAGCTCCTCGTCCTCCTCGTGGGTCTGTGGGAAGTCGTTATCAGCATCATAGCCCTCACTCAAAATTCGTTTAAGCGATAAAAGGCTTTCGAAACGAAAGAATCAGATCGCCTTTACGCGCCTGGCCACCCTGGGCCTAGGCTTGTAGAGTATCTTGCTGCCGCAGTAGGGGCAGCGGACTTCCCTGGTGTTTTCGAGGTCGAGCTCGACCTCCTTTCCACACTTTGCGCAGCGGTAAACGGCCATCACCATGGTTATCACCCTAAACTAAGCAAAGGAAAGGGGTCAGGCCTTGGAGGCCGTGACACGCTTGGCGACCTTTCCGGCCGGAGTGGTCGGCAGGTAGGCACCGCCGGCAAAAGTTGCTCCGCACTTCTGGCACTGCCATATGCCGGTGCTAATCCTCCTGACGGCCTTCCTTCCGCAGACCGGGCAGACGTGCTTCTGCTTCATCTTGGCCTCAACGGCCGCGACCCTTCTTCTAATCTTGAGACCGTACCTTGGACCGTATCTTCCGGCTGAACCAACCTTAGTAGTCCTTCCCATGAGCATCACCCCTAATTATCAACGGTTTTCACGACTGGAGAGTGTTTCCGGGGACGTTTTATAAACCTTTGCATAACAAGCTTTGCTGGCGCAAAGCTTGACCAAAGAGATTTACGCCATTTAAACTCCAAACCGGGTGCGTGCACTCCGAGAATTTAAAGCTTTCTGTGGGTTTCCTGTTACGCATGCCTATTTTATCTTTGGTTTCCACTTGTATCTTTGGCGTCCTTCGGACGCCGTTTGTGCAGTGAAACACTCCCAAAAGAGCAAGCGGGTAAAAAAACCCTCCTGAACCTGAAGCTTGTAGAAAATGCACCTCACTTCCACCACCCGTAAGGACGCCTCCTAACAAGGGGCCCTTTTATGAGTGTTCGCGTTTCCAAATAGTCTTTAGAGCTTTGGAATTCTATAATCTTAGAAGCGTTTATTGTTGGGTTTACTTTTTCCCGCGCTCCGAAGGAGCGCTTCTTAGAGAAACCCGTGTTATGAATCCTTTGAAGTGAATTCCCACATAAAACACCCCCCTCAAAAACCCAAACCTCCCAGAATTGTACTTTTGGAGAAGAATCACAAACCTTGGTCAAACTCTACGGGACTGTCGTCCCTTGCGTCGAGCAAAGCTCGACGTCGCGAAGGCGAAGTTTGTAAGGGGGCCA encodes:
- a CDS encoding PhoU domain-containing protein, with translation MKLRNFARLKALSEELGTTVIEALRTLQVEARRNEYGEVEEYLWKAISIKADLQDALVESLIRYQPMARELRFVRALLDVSYDLYRISRHASRIETVLEIRGTESARETAVEALTIVLPWIETAVKALDGKFSIPAEELPFFNAEFEEFWNRNIKTEEPAVMAVMIHSEGIFNHTKHMLASAVYYVEGPKGLEKMPILLIS
- a CDS encoding phosphate signaling complex PhoU family protein gives rise to the protein MRKLLDIGMKQIRKLLNEMGENAVTALENAKASFGGETDGTEDIASKMHIIRGEVLDIATELLVRYSPMASDLRFIQSAVDVSYDLYRISRYAMEIERTVKILRPRRMPELSERGFEITVRAVRTALGAFENLNEVDAGRLLELDDAIDELYLRSLEELEEPDKEKALNALVLRHLERICDHATEIGAKVIYVKDGRRI
- the pcc1 gene encoding KEOPS complex subunit Pcc1, with the protein product MGLQGSDSEAWPIEGVIELTFPDEETAKVVYESVLYEHESVPYRRSKIEFLREENRVIIRFLARDNSALRGTLNSYLRWIKVAMDSIEV
- a CDS encoding ribosomal biogenesis protein, with the protein product MMLITTSHRPTRRTRSFGHDLEKVFPNSLYLTRGKKTIQDLLMEAYDRNYERLLIVNVWKGNPLKMTFIKVDPEDWGYLGYLYLHGIKLQREIGFRDIRPIREEMPLVVTTAKRVGLDHVAFAQVFAELTGGKFVPRKERSLLGIADRYNTDVLSVIERHPRGMAVNFYRLDVSREKAVGPLISVKIWIMEDGRRWDYKEAILKRGPSKE
- a CDS encoding DNA-directed RNA polymerase subunit P, producing the protein MVMAVYRCAKCGKEVELDLENTREVRCPYCGSKILYKPRPRVARRVKAI
- a CDS encoding 50S ribosomal protein L37ae, translated to MGRTTKVGSAGRYGPRYGLKIRRRVAAVEAKMKQKHVCPVCGRKAVRRISTGIWQCQKCGATFAGGAYLPTTPAGKVAKRVTASKA